One Acanthopagrus latus isolate v.2019 chromosome 12, fAcaLat1.1, whole genome shotgun sequence genomic region harbors:
- the alad gene encoding delta-aminolevulinic acid dehydratase has protein sequence MQTPAESILHSGYFHPTLRYWQTCIADLRPDNLIYPIFITDSADAVEPIGSLPGQARYGVNKLEGMLQPLVKNGLKCVLIFGVPAKVEKDDRGSGADTDDTPAVLAVKKIRSLFPELLVACDVCLCPYTSHGHCGILNDDGTLNNDASCLRLGEVALAYAQAGCHIIAPSDMMDGRVRAIKQALISNGLGNKVSVLSYSAKFASCYYGPFRDAAQSKPAFGDRRCYQLPPGARGLAIRAVERDVKEGADMLMVKPGLPYLDIVREVKDKFPSHPLAVYNVSGEFAMMWHGAQAGAFDLRAAVMEAMTAFRRAGADIIITYYTPQLLGWLKE, from the exons ATGCAGACACCAGCGGAGTCAATCCTCCACAGCGGCTATTTCCACCCTACGCTCCGTTACTGGCAGACCTGCATCGCCGATTTAAGACCTGATAATCTCATCTACCCCATCTTCATCAC AGACAGTGCAGATGCAGTGGAGCCCATCGGCAGCCTGCCAGGACAGGCAAG GTACGGGGTGAACAAGCTGGAGGGCATGTTGCAGCCACTTGTGAAGAATGGCTTGAAATGTGTGCTGATTTTTGGTGTCCCTGCAAAAGTAGAGAAG GACGACAGGGGTTCAGGTGCCGACACAGACGACACGCCGGCTGTGCTGGCAGTGAAGAAGATCAGGTCCTTGTTCCCCGAGTTGCTGGTGGCGTGTGACGTCTGCTTGTGTCCCTACACATCACATGGACACTGTG GAATCCTGAATGATGACGGTACGCTGAACAATGACGCCAGCTGTCTGCGCTTGGGAGAAGTGGCGCTGGCCTACGCTCAAGCTG GCTGTCACATCATCGCTCCCTCTGATATGATGGATGGAAGAGTCAGGGCCATAAAACAAGCACTGATATCAAATGGTCTGGGAAACAAG GTTTCAGTGCTAAGCTACAGTGCAAAGTTTGCCTCTTGCTATTATGGTCCTTTCAG agatgCTGCACAGTCCAAACCTGCGTTTGGGGACAGGCGCTGTTATCAGCTGCCTCCTGGAGCCAGAGGACTCGCCATTCGAGCTGTG GAGCGAGACGTGAAAGAAGGAGCTGATATGCTGATGGTGAAACCAGGTCTGCCGTATCTGGATATTGTGAGAGAAGTCAAGGACAAG TTCCCTTCTCACCCCCTGGCGGTGTACAACGTGTCGGGGGAGTTTGCCATGATGTGGCACGGAGCACAGGCTGGAGCCTTCGACCTGCGGGCCGCCGTGATGGAAGCCATGACCGCCTTCCGCCGGgcag gtgctgacatcatcatcacctaCTACACACCTCAGCTGCTCGGCTGGCTGAAGGAGTAA
- the tmem203 gene encoding transmembrane protein 203, protein MLFSLRELVQWLGFATFELFLHLLALLVFSMLVALRADMFTPTLSWWLVFVPLFAADGLSTYFTAIVSIRLYQENEKRLAVLRLLWVLTVLSLKLVCEVLLCQKLAEQEQARDLWFGLIVSPLFILLQLLMIRACRVN, encoded by the coding sequence ATGCTGTTCTCCCTGAGGGAACTGGTCCAGTGGCTGGGCTTTGCCACCTTCGAACTCTTCCTGCATCTACTGGCTTTGCTGGTCTTCAGCATGCTGGTTGCTCTGCGAGCTGACATGTTCACCCCCACGCTGAgctggtggctggtgtttgtcccCCTGTTTGCCGCTGATGGCCTCAGCACCTACTTCACAGCCATCGTGTCCATCCGTCTTTACCAGGAGAATGAGAAGCGCCTTGCAGTGCTGCGGCTCCTCTGGGTGCTGACTGTGCTCAGCCTGAAGCTGGTGTGCGAGGTGCTGCTGTGCCAGAAGTTGGCAGAGCAGGAGCAAGCCAGAGACCTGTGGTTTGGCCTCATTGTCTCGCCGCTGTTCATTctactgcagctgctgatgatACGGGCATGCCGGGTCAACTAA